From Bacillota bacterium, a single genomic window includes:
- a CDS encoding 4Fe-4S double cluster binding domain-containing protein, with product MSLTDELKSFLLSEGASDVGISNLPDAVGGMSTAVSIVVRLSDAVVNEITDKPTHTYFHHYRTVNAFLDRLSMLCGLFLQQHGYDYIPIAASQSVDKEYHGRYSHKKAAYFAGLGTVGKNSLFLHSVYGSRIRLATVFTDAPLTAGHPLEYSLCNGCNACVKACPAFAITGAEWEPGIERNKLFDPAACSNYMKREFQQIGRGAVCGICMRVCPIHNSYPPAKPGVLHMRAKPCFSGGASRRWYGLPLAKVCYLLPVNGSTY from the coding sequence ATGAGCCTTACAGATGAATTAAAAAGCTTTTTATTGTCTGAAGGGGCGTCCGATGTCGGCATTTCAAACCTTCCCGATGCTGTTGGCGGTATGTCTACAGCCGTAAGCATAGTAGTCCGCCTTTCCGACGCCGTTGTAAACGAAATAACAGACAAGCCCACTCACACATACTTTCACCATTATCGTACTGTAAACGCGTTTTTAGATAGGCTTTCAATGCTCTGCGGGCTTTTTCTGCAACAGCATGGATATGATTATATCCCGATTGCCGCCTCACAAAGTGTTGACAAAGAATATCATGGCCGATATTCGCATAAAAAAGCCGCCTATTTTGCAGGGCTTGGAACGGTAGGCAAAAACAGTTTGTTCCTGCATTCTGTATATGGTTCAAGAATCCGGCTTGCAACAGTCTTTACCGATGCTCCGCTCACAGCTGGCCATCCTTTAGAATATTCTCTCTGTAACGGTTGTAATGCTTGTGTCAAGGCATGCCCGGCTTTTGCAATAACGGGTGCGGAATGGGAACCGGGAATCGAGCGTAATAAACTGTTCGATCCTGCCGCCTGCAGCAATTATATGAAGCGTGAATTTCAGCAAATAGGGCGGGGTGCTGTCTGCGGAATATGCATGCGTGTCTGTCCGATTCATAATAGTTACCCCCCGGCAAAGCCGGGGGTTCTTCATATGCGGGCAAAGCCCTGTTTTTCTGGCGGCGCCTCAAGGCGCTGGTACGGTCTGCCACTTGCAAAAGTGTGTTACTTGCTACCCGTAAACGGGTCTACGTACT
- the mfd gene encoding transcription-repair coupling factor, giving the protein MQTFLAQKLNESDIFDNIRQSIAGKQTPVAVTGVGAVQKAFICHALQQNLKSKLLYVAADETEATIAAQNLKAFLGEGVYYFPTREIGFLNVETRSREWEYSRLFVLSQISSRNYNAVVTTADALLQYTIDIDRLKNGSFKIKIGDTMPLEGILKNLNASGYVRADTVEGKGQYSVRGGIVDIFPVSEETPVRIELWGDEIDSMGTFDVLNQRRIENTQSVEITPAAEIILDAEAQTRLSKQLSALIKKYEKKSGMEKALETLSFDLESLHNGSLAGTDKYVPLLSDKPATLLDHMGKDTLIALSEEPKISEHLKNYLYLQNEDIKSYLSKGLIVGETAKLTLLKEELYSIISKYRVLYLDTLPHTHYELPIKALNTFISKQLPNLSGNIDFIADDITSYQKQGYDVCVMTGAPQRGEILRDLLCERGIAARFSNEIKSLTKNCVEVTVGAVNGGMEFTDIKLAILCDGDKPEKKKKHTSTRRNAEKIKSYSDLKPGDYVVHVNHGIGQYLGIEKLTVEGIVKDYVKIRYAGTDVLYVPANQLDLISKYLSAENADKGVKLSKMGGGEWQRTKSKVKSAVSDLADSLIALYAERQKIKGYAFGPDQQWQHDFEDKFEFDETDDQLRCIVEIKADMEKPQPMDRLLCGDVGFGKTEVALRAAFKCISEGKQVALLVPTTILAWQHFQTIIKRFQGYPVHVDILSRFRTKKQQEEIVKKLRRGEVDIVVGTHRLIQKDIVFKDLGLIIIDEEQRFGVAHKERLKELTKTVDALTLTATPIPRTLNMALSGIRDMSLIEEPPRDRHPVSTYVIEYDFSVIMEAVRHEMRRGGQVFYLHNRIDTIEQTAGRIAQELPDKRVAFAHGQMTEEQLSDIWTDVVNGDIDVLVCTTIIETGIDVPNANTLIIEDADRLGLAQLYQLRGRVGRSYRRASCYLTYRRGKVLSEEASKRLSAIREFTEFGSGYKIAMRDLEIRGAGNILGSQQHGHMMTVGYDLYIRLLDEAVRIKRGEIAHEKTECVFDIAVSAHIPSDYIESSAVRVDIYKKIAAIENKDDLLDLQDELADRFGDIPVPVQNLCEIALLRNMATSLEISEIVEKSGRIIISAENMKFEDIADLSAPFKGRLLYNAGEKPFVSLMPKKGETGVAEIKKFLDLYAELKKRNAQ; this is encoded by the coding sequence ATGCAAACATTTTTAGCACAAAAATTAAACGAAAGCGATATCTTTGATAATATCCGGCAAAGTATTGCCGGAAAACAAACGCCGGTTGCTGTTACAGGGGTGGGAGCAGTTCAAAAGGCGTTTATTTGTCATGCATTGCAGCAAAATCTAAAAAGCAAGCTTTTATACGTTGCCGCTGATGAAACCGAGGCTACGATTGCGGCGCAAAACCTTAAAGCATTTTTAGGCGAAGGCGTATATTATTTCCCCACACGCGAAATTGGATTTCTCAATGTTGAAACCCGTTCCCGTGAATGGGAATATTCTCGTCTTTTTGTTTTATCCCAAATTTCATCGAGAAATTATAACGCTGTTGTAACTACTGCAGATGCTCTTCTTCAGTATACGATCGATATAGATCGGCTTAAAAACGGCAGTTTCAAGATAAAAATAGGCGATACCATGCCGCTTGAGGGTATACTCAAAAACTTAAACGCCTCAGGATATGTCAGAGCTGACACCGTAGAAGGCAAGGGACAATATTCTGTACGCGGAGGCATAGTCGATATCTTTCCTGTAAGCGAGGAAACACCTGTCCGTATTGAGCTATGGGGCGACGAAATCGATTCAATGGGCACATTCGACGTCTTGAATCAGCGCCGAATCGAAAATACGCAGTCGGTCGAAATTACTCCGGCCGCGGAAATCATATTGGATGCCGAAGCTCAAACCCGTCTTTCCAAACAGCTTTCTGCGCTTATAAAAAAGTATGAGAAAAAATCCGGCATGGAAAAAGCTTTGGAAACCCTTTCATTTGATTTGGAAAGCCTCCATAACGGTTCCCTTGCCGGAACGGATAAATATGTGCCGCTTCTGTCAGACAAACCTGCCACGTTGCTTGACCATATGGGAAAAGACACTCTTATTGCATTAAGTGAAGAACCCAAAATATCCGAGCACCTTAAAAATTACCTGTATCTTCAGAATGAAGACATTAAGAGCTATTTAAGCAAGGGATTGATTGTCGGTGAAACCGCAAAACTCACCCTCTTAAAAGAAGAGCTTTACAGCATTATTTCAAAATACAGAGTGCTATACCTGGATACATTGCCCCATACGCATTACGAGCTTCCAATAAAGGCATTAAACACATTTATTTCAAAACAGCTGCCCAACCTCTCTGGGAATATAGATTTTATAGCGGATGACATCACGTCATATCAAAAACAGGGTTATGATGTCTGTGTTATGACTGGCGCCCCTCAGAGGGGCGAGATACTCAGAGATCTTCTTTGCGAGCGTGGTATTGCCGCAAGATTCTCCAATGAAATAAAAAGCCTCACGAAAAACTGTGTTGAAGTGACTGTCGGGGCTGTAAACGGCGGCATGGAATTCACCGATATAAAGCTTGCAATACTGTGTGACGGCGACAAACCGGAAAAGAAGAAAAAGCATACGTCAACCCGCAGAAATGCTGAAAAAATAAAGTCTTACAGCGACCTTAAACCGGGAGACTATGTTGTCCATGTGAACCACGGCATAGGGCAATACCTTGGAATAGAAAAACTGACAGTCGAAGGTATTGTAAAAGATTATGTAAAAATACGCTATGCCGGAACGGATGTTTTATATGTTCCGGCGAATCAGCTTGATTTGATTTCAAAATATCTTTCCGCCGAGAACGCAGACAAAGGCGTTAAGCTTTCAAAAATGGGCGGCGGCGAATGGCAGCGTACAAAATCAAAGGTCAAAAGTGCGGTGTCGGATCTTGCGGACAGTCTTATCGCTCTTTATGCAGAACGTCAAAAGATAAAGGGTTATGCCTTCGGTCCTGACCAGCAGTGGCAGCATGATTTTGAAGATAAATTTGAATTTGACGAGACTGACGATCAGCTTCGCTGCATCGTTGAAATAAAAGCTGACATGGAAAAGCCACAGCCGATGGATCGGCTTCTTTGCGGCGATGTTGGATTCGGTAAAACTGAAGTTGCACTTAGAGCCGCATTCAAGTGTATATCTGAAGGCAAGCAGGTCGCGCTCCTCGTCCCTACAACTATTCTCGCGTGGCAGCATTTTCAGACAATTATTAAGCGTTTTCAGGGGTATCCTGTGCATGTAGATATTCTGTCTCGCTTCAGAACAAAAAAACAGCAAGAGGAAATTGTCAAAAAACTGCGCCGCGGTGAAGTTGATATTGTTGTAGGCACGCATCGCCTTATCCAAAAAGATATTGTATTTAAAGATCTTGGGCTTATCATAATCGATGAGGAACAGCGTTTCGGGGTCGCGCATAAAGAAAGACTTAAGGAACTTACAAAAACAGTCGACGCGCTGACGCTTACAGCAACCCCTATCCCGCGTACACTCAATATGGCTTTGTCTGGAATACGGGACATGTCACTTATTGAAGAGCCGCCTCGCGACAGGCATCCTGTTTCAACTTATGTAATCGAGTATGATTTTTCCGTAATCATGGAGGCTGTACGCCATGAAATGCGCCGTGGAGGGCAGGTATTTTACCTTCATAACCGCATTGATACGATAGAACAGACAGCTGGCCGCATAGCCCAAGAGCTTCCGGATAAAAGAGTCGCTTTTGCGCACGGACAAATGACAGAAGAACAGCTTTCTGATATTTGGACAGATGTAGTAAATGGTGACATTGATGTCCTTGTCTGCACGACGATAATAGAAACTGGAATCGACGTTCCAAATGCCAATACATTGATTATTGAAGACGCTGACCGTCTTGGTCTGGCACAGCTTTACCAGTTGCGCGGCCGCGTGGGCAGAAGTTACCGCCGAGCTTCATGTTACCTCACCTATCGCCGCGGGAAAGTGCTCTCTGAAGAAGCATCAAAACGCCTTTCAGCGATACGTGAGTTTACCGAGTTTGGAAGCGGTTATAAAATCGCCATGCGCGACCTTGAGATACGTGGAGCGGGAAATATTCTTGGTTCTCAGCAGCATGGGCATATGATGACGGTTGGGTATGATCTGTATATCCGGCTTCTTGACGAAGCTGTAAGGATCAAGCGCGGGGAAATCGCCCATGAAAAGACCGAGTGTGTATTTGACATTGCCGTCAGCGCGCACATTCCCTCTGACTATATTGAGAGCAGTGCGGTTCGAGTTGATATATATAAGAAAATTGCGGCAATCGAAAACAAGGACGATCTCCTCGATTTACAGGACGAATTGGCTGACAGATTCGGCGATATTCCGGTTCCAGTGCAGAATCTCTGCGAAATAGCGCTCTTACGCAACATGGCAACATCACTCGAAATATCTGAAATTGTTGAAAAATCGGGCCGCATTATCATATCGGCTGAAAATATGAAATTTGAGGATATTGCAGACCTATCTGCTCCATTTAAAGGACGGCTTTTATATAATGCGGGAGAAAAGCCTTTTGTCTCACTGATGCCTAAAAAGGGAGAAACCGGCGTCGCAGAGATCAAAAAATTTCTTGATCTGTATGCTGAATTAAAAAAGAGGAATGCACAATGA
- the pth gene encoding aminoacyl-tRNA hydrolase, which translates to MSIFFKSKESETSDFPTYIVAGLGNPGDKYLFTRHNTGFMFIDYCSEKYGCKINKLKHKALVGELRLPDKKVLFLKPQTYMNNSGEAVREAADFYKVPPSRIIAVSDDTTLDVGVLRIRPKGSDGGQKGLRSIIEHLGTSDFVRIRIGIGQKPHPDYDLADWVLSEFSNSEKKTLFETLTRASEALNIILDGNVALAMSRYNG; encoded by the coding sequence ATGAGCATATTTTTTAAATCTAAAGAATCAGAAACTTCTGATTTTCCAACTTATATCGTCGCAGGTCTTGGAAATCCCGGAGATAAATATCTGTTTACAAGACATAACACCGGTTTTATGTTTATAGATTATTGCAGCGAAAAATACGGCTGTAAAATAAATAAACTTAAGCACAAGGCGCTTGTTGGAGAATTAAGACTTCCGGACAAAAAAGTATTATTTCTAAAACCGCAGACATATATGAATAACAGTGGTGAAGCTGTGCGTGAAGCGGCGGACTTTTATAAAGTTCCGCCTTCACGCATTATTGCCGTTAGTGACGATACGACACTGGATGTGGGGGTGCTTCGCATCAGGCCAAAGGGAAGCGACGGAGGGCAAAAAGGTCTGCGGTCTATAATTGAACATCTTGGCACATCTGATTTTGTCCGTATCAGGATAGGTATAGGTCAAAAACCACACCCGGATTATGACCTTGCAGATTGGGTTTTAAGTGAATTTAGCAATTCAGAAAAGAAAACCTTGTTCGAAACGCTGACACGTGCCAGCGAAGCGCTGAATATAATACTTGACGGAAACGTTGCACTTGCTATGAGCCGTTATAACGGCTGA